One window of Candidatus Phytoplasma solani genomic DNA carries:
- the rplP gene encoding 50S ribosomal protein L16 — MLMPKRTKYRRPHRVSYEGKVKGKNVIVNGNYALIAKEGSFITNKQIEAARIAMTRYMKRTGKVWINIFPHLSLTKKPLEVRMGSGKGSPEEWVAVVKTGKILFEVKDTSNLDKIEIEALRLASHKLPIKTKIVKKGVQV; from the coding sequence ATGTTGATGCCAAAAAGAACCAAATATCGTCGTCCTCATCGTGTTAGTTACGAAGGCAAAGTTAAAGGAAAAAATGTCATTGTTAACGGTAATTATGCTTTAATCGCGAAAGAAGGATCTTTTATTACTAACAAACAAATTGAAGCTGCTCGTATTGCTATGACTCGTTATATGAAAAGAACAGGAAAAGTTTGGATCAATATTTTCCCTCATTTATCTTTAACTAAAAAACCTTTGGAAGTAAGAATGGGTTCCGGTAAGGGTTCTCCTGAAGAATGGGTTGCTGTTGTTAAAACTGGTAAAATTTTATTTGAAGTCAAAGACACTTCTAATTTAGATAAAATTGAAATTGAAGCTTTAAGACTAGCTTCTCATAAATTACCAATTAAAACAAAAATAGTTAAAAAAGGTGTTCAAGTATGA
- the rplV gene encoding 50S ribosomal protein L22, translating into MEIKNAKAIVRKVSIAPRKVRLVVDLIRGKKIDQAQAILTFTPKASALVVLKLLNSAVANALNNLKLQREKLYVKEVFVNEGLQLKRMFPRAKGAMNMIKKRTSHITLLVQTLKEEESGSKN; encoded by the coding sequence ATGGAAATTAAAAACGCTAAAGCAATTGTTCGTAAAGTTTCAATTGCTCCTCGAAAAGTCCGTTTAGTTGTTGATTTAATTAGAGGAAAAAAAATCGACCAAGCCCAAGCAATTTTAACTTTTACTCCTAAAGCTTCTGCTCTTGTTGTTCTAAAACTTTTAAATAGTGCTGTTGCTAACGCTTTAAATAATTTAAAATTACAGCGTGAAAAACTTTATGTAAAAGAAGTTTTTGTCAATGAAGGATTACAATTAAAACGAATGTTTCCTAGAGCTAAAGGTGCTATGAATATGATTAAAAAAAGAACTAGCCACATCACTTTATTAGTACAAACATTAAAGGAGGAAGAAAGTGGGTCAAAAAACTAA
- the rpsS gene encoding 30S ribosomal protein S19: MARSVKKGPIVAIHLLAKIEKQKNLKNKKVIQTWSRSSTITPIFVGHKIAVYNGREHIPVYITENMVGHKLGEFSPTRTYRGHNKKDKKRTKK, encoded by the coding sequence ATGGCACGTTCAGTTAAAAAAGGTCCTATTGTTGCTATTCATTTGTTAGCAAAAATAGAAAAACAAAAAAACTTAAAAAACAAAAAAGTGATTCAAACTTGGTCACGTAGTTCGACAATTACACCTATCTTTGTAGGTCACAAAATTGCTGTTTATAATGGACGCGAACATATCCCTGTCTATATTACAGAAAACATGGTTGGTCATAAATTAGGAGAATTTTCTCCTACTAGGACTTATCGTGGTCATAACAAAAAAGATAAAAAAAGGACAAAAAAATAA
- the rplB gene encoding 50S ribosomal protein L2, translated as MAIKKYKPTTNGLRNMSVSSFAELTTQTPEKSLLVPYKNQAGRNNQGKITVRHHGGGVKRKYRLIDFKRNKDNIVGKVATIEYDPNRSANIALIFYADGEKRYILAPKGLTVEMQIISGLSSDIKVGNCLPLLNIPVGTTIHNIELKPGKGGQIARSAGTSAQIISREDKYVLLRLQSSEVRKVLGTCRATIGEMGNEFYKLINYGKAGKKRFLGVRPTVRGSAMNPNDHPHGGGEGRAPIGRKSPMTPWGKKARGIKTRDRKKASNALIIRRRTK; from the coding sequence ATGGCAATTAAAAAATATAAACCTACTACCAACGGGCTTCGCAATATGAGTGTTTCTAGCTTTGCAGAATTAACGACTCAAACTCCTGAAAAAAGTTTATTAGTTCCTTATAAAAATCAAGCTGGACGCAATAATCAAGGTAAAATAACAGTTAGACATCATGGTGGTGGTGTTAAAAGAAAATATCGTTTAATTGATTTTAAAAGAAATAAAGATAACATTGTAGGCAAAGTGGCCACTATTGAATATGATCCCAATCGTAGTGCTAATATTGCTTTGATTTTTTATGCTGATGGCGAAAAAAGATACATTTTAGCTCCTAAAGGACTAACTGTTGAAATGCAAATCATTTCTGGTTTAAGTTCCGATATTAAAGTTGGTAATTGTTTACCTTTGTTAAACATTCCAGTAGGAACTACTATTCATAATATTGAATTAAAACCAGGAAAAGGCGGACAAATCGCTCGTAGCGCCGGTACTTCTGCTCAAATTATCAGTCGAGAAGATAAATATGTTTTATTACGTTTACAATCAAGTGAAGTTCGTAAAGTGCTTGGTACTTGTCGTGCTACTATTGGTGAAATGGGTAATGAATTTTACAAACTTATTAATTATGGTAAAGCTGGTAAAAAACGTTTTTTAGGTGTTAGACCGACAGTTAGAGGTTCTGCCATGAATCCTAACGATCATCCTCATGGAGGTGGCGAAGGTAGAGCTCCAATTGGACGTAAATCGCCCATGACCCCTTGGGGTAAAAAAGCTCGCGGTATTAAAACTCGTGATCGTAAAAAAGCATCTAATGCATTAATCATTAGACGTCGTACAAAATAA
- the rplW gene encoding 50S ribosomal protein L23 yields MTNYYELIKTPIITELTNKLIERQNKYTFKVDKTANKIEIKKALEHIFQVKVLSVNTRNVLPRFKRKGKFEGYTAGYKKAIVKVASGDKIGILAND; encoded by the coding sequence ATGACTAATTATTACGAATTAATTAAAACTCCTATTATCACTGAATTAACTAATAAATTAATTGAAAGACAAAATAAATATACTTTTAAAGTTGATAAAACAGCCAACAAAATTGAAATAAAAAAAGCTTTAGAACATATTTTTCAAGTTAAAGTGTTATCGGTTAATACTAGAAATGTTTTACCACGTTTTAAAAGAAAAGGTAAATTTGAAGGTTATACTGCTGGTTACAAAAAGGCTATTGTCAAAGTAGCTTCAGGAGATAAAATAGGAATCTTAGCAAACGATTAA
- the rplD gene encoding 50S ribosomal protein L4, whose protein sequence is MPKYNIINQLGDLISTKDLENSVFDIKPHQQALYDVVNAQRAAMRQGTHATKTRALVSGGGKKPWKQKGTGKARHGSIRSPLWRGGGVAFGPSPRDYSVKVNQKVGHLALKSALSLHSRQKQLILIDNFNLETHKTKTFQQILQKLNITVKTLIIVTQITEKLTLASRNLPYITLETAAHASVYQILNCKNLVLTLDAVAYFEEVLK, encoded by the coding sequence ATGCCAAAATATAATATTATCAACCAATTAGGTGATTTGATTTCTACTAAGGATTTAGAGAACAGTGTTTTCGATATTAAACCTCATCAACAAGCGTTATACGATGTTGTTAACGCTCAAAGAGCTGCTATGAGACAAGGCACTCACGCTACTAAAACACGTGCTTTAGTTTCTGGAGGAGGTAAAAAACCTTGGAAACAAAAAGGAACTGGTAAGGCTCGTCACGGTTCTATTCGTTCTCCTTTGTGGCGTGGTGGTGGAGTTGCTTTTGGACCTTCTCCACGCGATTATTCAGTTAAAGTTAATCAAAAAGTAGGTCATTTAGCTTTAAAATCAGCTTTGTCTTTGCATTCTCGTCAAAAACAATTAATTTTAATTGATAATTTTAATTTAGAAACTCACAAAACAAAAACTTTTCAACAAATTTTACAAAAATTAAATATTACTGTCAAAACTTTAATTATAGTAACACAAATTACAGAAAAATTAACTTTAGCTTCGCGTAATTTACCTTATATTACTTTAGAAACAGCCGCTCATGCAAGTGTTTATCAAATACTAAATTGTAAAAATTTAGTCTTAACGTTAGATGCTGTTGCTTATTTTGAGGAGGTTTTAAAATAA
- the rplC gene encoding 50S ribosomal protein L3 — MVQGILGKKIGMTQIFNEQGVLIPITILEVSTNVVLQQKKIEIDGYNATQIGFGDKREKNTTKPMSGHFKKAKTTPKRFIKEITFKKENISSLATLSVGDQVTCDLFQAGDLVDVTSTSKGKGFAGSIKRHNQSRGPETHGSRHHRRPGSMGPIKGKLKGKKLPGHMGYETVTIQNLVLVFVDKDKNLFLIKGNVPGPNKGFVMVKSAVKKLTKEKTNAKI; from the coding sequence ATGGTTCAAGGAATCTTAGGAAAAAAAATAGGAATGACTCAAATTTTTAATGAACAAGGAGTTTTAATTCCAATAACAATATTAGAAGTTTCTACTAATGTTGTTTTACAGCAAAAAAAAATTGAAATTGATGGTTATAACGCTACCCAAATTGGTTTTGGTGACAAAAGAGAAAAAAATACCACTAAACCAATGTCAGGACATTTTAAAAAAGCCAAAACAACTCCTAAGCGCTTCATTAAAGAAATAACCTTTAAAAAAGAAAACATCTCCTCGTTAGCTACTTTATCAGTAGGTGATCAAGTAACTTGTGATTTATTTCAAGCAGGTGATTTGGTAGATGTGACAAGTACTTCTAAAGGTAAAGGTTTTGCTGGCTCAATTAAAAGGCATAATCAAAGTAGAGGCCCTGAAACTCATGGTTCTCGTCATCATCGCCGTCCTGGTTCTATGGGACCTATAAAAGGAAAACTTAAAGGAAAAAAATTACCAGGACATATGGGATATGAAACCGTTACTATTCAAAATTTGGTTCTTGTCTTCGTTGATAAAGACAAAAACTTATTTTTAATTAAGGGTAATGTTCCGGGTCCTAACAAAGGTTTTGTCATGGTGAAATCTGCTGTCAAAAAATTAACAAAGGAGAAAACAAATGCCAAAATATAA
- the rpsJ gene encoding 30S ribosomal protein S10, protein MNNKEREIIKILLRAYDHHLIDQAAKKIIDIVNKTGAQIEGPIPLPTKKEVFTVLRSPFVNKDSREQFERRTHKRLIQIVNPNNKTIESLMHISLPSAIDILLKK, encoded by the coding sequence ATGAACAATAAAGAAAGAGAAATTATCAAAATACTTTTAAGAGCTTATGATCATCATTTAATTGATCAAGCTGCTAAAAAAATTATTGATATTGTAAATAAAACGGGAGCACAAATCGAAGGGCCAATCCCGCTTCCAACTAAAAAAGAAGTATTTACTGTTTTGCGATCCCCTTTTGTGAATAAAGATTCAAGAGAACAATTTGAGCGCCGCACCCATAAACGCTTAATTCAAATCGTTAATCCTAATAATAAAACAATTGAATCTTTAATGCATATTAGTTTACCATCTGCAATAGATATTTTATTGAAAAAATAA
- the rpmF gene encoding 50S ribosomal protein L32: MAVPFRRTSKTSKRKRRTHYKLSSPALIVCKQTNNFTLSHRVTKNSGYYRGKLIFKNNKIVKTDNLN; the protein is encoded by the coding sequence ATGGCTGTTCCTTTTAGACGCACTAGCAAAACTTCCAAAAGAAAAAGACGTACTCATTATAAGTTAAGTAGTCCTGCTTTAATTGTGTGCAAACAAACAAACAATTTCACTTTATCTCATCGAGTAACTAAAAATAGTGGTTATTATAGGGGAAAACTTATTTTCAAAAACAATAAAATCGTTAAAACTGATAATTTAAATTAA
- the obgE gene encoding GTPase ObgE yields MFSLHFVDEAFNEVFAGNGGHGIVAFRREKYVPFGGPAGGNGGNGGSVIFIGEQGETTLLKLKYQKHLKACHGVNGKNKSQNGANAPHLYIKVPLGTVFYTVDNQFLGEILHHQENLVIAKGGKGGRGNKSLATFKNQAPSYAEKGDLGERLKIKIKLKVLADVGLLGFPSVGKSSLISLISKAQPKIASYHFTTIFPHLGVVSIDGFSFVVADLPGLIPNAHLGEGLGIQFLKHIERCRILVHLISMESPDPYRDFVNLNEELKQYNPKLAQKKQIIVANKMDLADAPKKLKDLQKKMFDTPIIPLSLINFYNIEKLKYSISSLLQKTPLIITKHNNFKVYNLNPKTNTFTITKEKEGVFIVSGNQVELFFHRTDFNNEEAVKRFNLLLKKIGIEEILKKQGVKPGDQVKICNYEFDFI; encoded by the coding sequence GTGTTTAGTTTGCATTTTGTTGATGAAGCCTTTAACGAAGTTTTTGCTGGCAATGGTGGTCACGGGATTGTTGCTTTTCGTAGAGAAAAGTATGTTCCTTTTGGTGGTCCTGCTGGTGGCAATGGTGGCAATGGTGGTTCTGTTATTTTTATAGGAGAACAAGGTGAAACTACTTTATTAAAACTAAAATATCAAAAACACCTCAAAGCTTGTCATGGCGTTAATGGTAAAAATAAGAGTCAAAATGGCGCTAATGCTCCTCATTTATATATTAAAGTTCCTTTGGGGACTGTTTTTTATACTGTGGATAATCAGTTTTTAGGAGAAATTTTACATCATCAAGAAAATTTAGTTATTGCTAAAGGAGGAAAAGGTGGTAGAGGTAATAAATCTTTGGCTACTTTTAAAAATCAAGCTCCTAGTTATGCTGAAAAAGGTGATTTAGGTGAGCGTTTAAAAATTAAAATTAAACTTAAAGTTTTAGCTGATGTTGGTTTATTAGGTTTCCCTAGTGTTGGCAAATCCTCTTTAATTTCTTTAATTTCTAAAGCTCAACCAAAAATAGCTTCATATCACTTTACTACCATTTTTCCTCATTTAGGTGTTGTTTCAATTGATGGTTTTAGTTTTGTAGTTGCTGATTTACCTGGTTTAATCCCTAATGCTCACTTAGGAGAAGGTTTAGGTATTCAATTTTTAAAACATATTGAAAGATGTCGTATTTTAGTTCATCTTATCAGTATGGAAAGTCCGGATCCTTATCGTGATTTTGTGAATTTAAATGAAGAGTTAAAACAATATAATCCAAAGTTAGCTCAAAAAAAACAAATTATTGTAGCTAATAAAATGGATTTAGCTGATGCCCCTAAAAAACTAAAAGATTTGCAAAAAAAGATGTTTGATACACCGATTATCCCTCTTTCTTTAATTAATTTTTACAACATTGAAAAGTTAAAGTATTCTATCAGCTCTTTACTTCAAAAAACTCCTCTTATCATTACTAAACATAATAATTTTAAAGTATATAACTTAAACCCTAAAACCAATACTTTTACTATAACTAAAGAAAAAGAAGGTGTTTTTATTGTTTCAGGTAATCAAGTGGAACTTTTTTTTCATCGGACTGATTTCAACAATGAAGAAGCTGTTAAAAGGTTTAATCTTTTATTAAAGAAAATAGGAATCGAAGAAATTTTGAAAAAACAAGGAGTCAAACCAGGAGATCAAGTTAAAATTTGTAATTATGAATTTGATTTTATTTAA
- the rpmA gene encoding 50S ribosomal protein L27: MLLKLQIQLFASKKGAGSTRNGRDSHSKRLGAKLSDGQYAKAGSIIYRQRGTKIHPGFNVGIGGDDTLFAKISGIIKYESKRGNRKKVSVYVQ; encoded by the coding sequence ATGTTATTAAAGCTACAAATTCAGCTTTTTGCCTCTAAAAAAGGAGCAGGTTCCACTAGAAATGGACGTGATTCTCATTCTAAAAGACTAGGAGCTAAACTTTCTGATGGACAATATGCCAAAGCAGGCTCTATTATTTATCGTCAAAGAGGCACTAAGATCCATCCTGGTTTTAATGTTGGTATTGGTGGCGATGATACTTTGTTTGCTAAAATTAGTGGCATTATCAAATACGAATCAAAAAGAGGCAATCGCAAAAAAGTTTCTGTTTATGTTCAATAA
- a CDS encoding ribosomal-processing cysteine protease Prp, with the protein MIRYFFKKKENHNIIMVEVLGHALYAPKGFDIVCASVSTAIIVSLNALEMLGYQKDISFSYLLEDNFFHLDVLNFDEKKIFLLLSNLEYTLDNLRNQYPNHLKKEKGD; encoded by the coding sequence ATGATTCGCTATTTTTTTAAAAAAAAAGAAAATCATAACATTATTATGGTTGAAGTTTTAGGACATGCTTTATATGCTCCTAAAGGTTTTGACATTGTTTGTGCTTCTGTTTCTACTGCTATTATTGTTTCCCTTAATGCTTTAGAAATGTTAGGTTATCAAAAAGACATCTCTTTTTCTTATCTTTTGGAAGACAATTTTTTTCATTTAGATGTTCTTAATTTTGATGAAAAAAAGATCTTTCTTTTGTTATCTAATTTAGAGTATACTTTAGATAATTTGAGAAATCAATACCCCAATCATTTAAAAAAAGAGAAAGGAGATTAA
- the rplU gene encoding 50S ribosomal protein L21, with translation MFAIIKTGGKQLRVYEGQEIFVERLEVQPQQNYEFKEVLAIGGKKVILGQPYVPNAKVQAEVIKNDRAKKIIVFKYKKRKKYRCKQGHRQAYTKLLITKIVV, from the coding sequence ATGTTTGCAATTATTAAAACTGGCGGAAAACAGCTGCGTGTTTATGAAGGGCAAGAAATTTTTGTAGAAAGATTAGAAGTTCAACCTCAGCAAAATTATGAATTTAAAGAAGTTTTAGCTATTGGTGGTAAAAAAGTCATTTTAGGACAACCTTATGTTCCTAACGCTAAGGTTCAAGCTGAGGTTATTAAAAACGATCGCGCTAAAAAAATTATTGTTTTTAAATACAAAAAGCGTAAAAAGTATCGTTGTAAGCAAGGTCATAGACAAGCTTATACTAAACTTTTAATTACTAAAATTGTTGTTTAA
- a CDS encoding rhodanese-related sulfurtransferase, with translation MTTTKEYQVILYYQYTKIDDVQTFRKKHFQYCQFLELLGRIIIAQEGINGTLSGTKSNLQTYMQHLKKDHRFSNLVFKTAQISTHIFPRLSVKVKKEIVNLNFDKELDLEKNKGTYLNPEAFYQAMQDQNTLILDARNDYEYDVGHFRNALNPKIKHFRDLPAWVEKNSKLLQDKKILTYCTGGVRCEKFSSLLKQKGFQEVYQLEGGVISYSQNAQTQGTLWDGQMYVFDQRITAPVNQKEHVIVGKDYFDQTPCERYINCSNPQCNKQILCHEKNEHKYLGACCQKCRLHPSNRYLLKRNNQQL, from the coding sequence ATGACAACAACCAAAGAATATCAAGTTATTTTATATTATCAATACACTAAAATAGATGATGTTCAAACCTTTCGTAAAAAACATTTTCAATATTGTCAGTTTTTAGAATTATTAGGGCGCATCATTATTGCTCAAGAAGGTATTAATGGCACTTTATCAGGGACTAAAAGCAACCTTCAAACTTATATGCAACATTTAAAAAAAGATCATCGTTTTAGTAATCTTGTTTTTAAAACAGCACAAATTTCGACACATATTTTCCCGCGTCTTTCTGTTAAAGTTAAAAAAGAAATTGTTAATCTTAATTTTGACAAAGAGCTTGATCTTGAAAAAAATAAAGGTACTTATTTAAATCCAGAAGCCTTTTATCAAGCGATGCAAGATCAAAACACTTTGATTTTAGATGCTCGTAATGATTATGAATATGACGTCGGTCATTTTCGTAATGCTTTGAATCCCAAAATTAAACATTTTCGTGATTTACCTGCGTGGGTTGAGAAAAATAGCAAATTACTCCAAGATAAAAAGATTCTAACTTATTGCACTGGCGGTGTTCGTTGTGAAAAATTTTCCTCTTTACTTAAACAAAAAGGTTTTCAAGAAGTTTATCAATTAGAAGGTGGCGTTATTTCTTATAGTCAAAACGCTCAAACTCAAGGAACGCTATGGGATGGACAAATGTATGTTTTTGATCAAAGAATCACTGCTCCTGTTAATCAAAAAGAACATGTTATTGTCGGTAAAGATTATTTTGATCAAACTCCTTGCGAGCGTTATATTAATTGTTCCAATCCTCAATGTAACAAACAAATTTTATGTCATGAAAAAAACGAACACAAATATTTAGGAGCTTGTTGTCAAAAATGTCGCTTACATCCTTCTAATAGATATCTTTTAAAACGAAATAATCAACAATTATAA
- the serS gene encoding serine--tRNA ligase has product MLELNYVVNHLSYVLAKLQTRNYPLHDLQKLPLLSSQRKELLLQIQQLRQQKNKNAQTNARKFQISQKTLLNADKTFSRHHLQQLEEQLKIIEATIFNILSNTPNLPHDSLPIGKDDTANQEITRHGAISQFNFPVKDHVILGQKLDILDFQRATKITGSRFVVCKGLGARLERALIQFMMDLHSKKGYQEIIPPYIINEKSMFATGQLPKFASEVFQISHHKNSWYLNPTAEVPTINLHRDEVFKNNCLPLKYVAYTTAFRQEAGSAGSYSRGIFRQHQFNKVELIQFCHPQNSYFLLEQMLKDAQAVLELLQLPYRVVVLSTGDLGFSMSKTYDLEVFLPSSNCYREIGSISNSESFQARRANIKFHNPDNNKKEYLHILNGSGLAIGRTMIAILENYQNQDGTIQVPQVLIPYLGTNIIK; this is encoded by the coding sequence ATGTTAGAACTCAATTATGTAGTTAATCATTTATCATATGTTTTAGCAAAATTACAAACAAGAAATTATCCTTTACATGATTTGCAAAAACTTCCTCTTTTATCTTCCCAAAGAAAAGAGTTGTTATTACAAATCCAACAATTAAGACAACAAAAAAATAAGAACGCTCAAACAAACGCAAGGAAATTTCAAATATCTCAAAAAACCCTTTTAAATGCTGATAAAACTTTTTCTCGTCATCATTTACAACAATTAGAAGAACAGTTAAAAATAATCGAAGCTACTATTTTTAATATTTTAAGCAATACTCCTAATTTACCACATGATTCTTTACCGATCGGAAAAGATGATACAGCTAATCAAGAAATAACACGTCATGGTGCTATCTCTCAATTTAATTTTCCTGTTAAAGATCATGTTATTTTAGGACAAAAGCTTGATATTTTAGATTTTCAAAGAGCTACTAAAATTACGGGTAGTCGTTTTGTTGTTTGTAAAGGCTTGGGGGCACGCTTAGAAAGAGCTTTGATTCAGTTTATGATGGATTTACATAGTAAAAAAGGTTATCAAGAAATTATCCCTCCCTATATTATCAACGAAAAATCCATGTTTGCTACCGGTCAGTTACCTAAGTTTGCCTCTGAAGTTTTTCAAATATCACATCATAAGAATAGTTGGTATCTCAATCCAACAGCCGAAGTACCAACTATTAATTTGCATCGAGATGAAGTTTTTAAAAACAATTGCTTACCACTTAAATATGTAGCTTACACAACTGCTTTTCGTCAAGAAGCTGGTTCAGCTGGTTCTTATTCGCGAGGTATTTTTCGCCAACATCAATTTAACAAAGTAGAATTGATTCAATTTTGTCATCCCCAAAATTCATATTTTTTGTTAGAACAAATGTTAAAAGATGCACAAGCTGTTTTAGAACTTTTACAACTTCCTTATCGAGTAGTAGTGTTATCTACTGGTGATTTAGGGTTTAGTATGTCTAAAACTTATGATTTAGAAGTTTTTTTACCAAGCTCTAATTGTTATCGTGAAATTGGTTCTATTAGTAATTCTGAAAGTTTTCAAGCTCGTCGCGCTAATATTAAATTTCATAATCCTGATAACAATAAAAAAGAGTATTTACATATTTTAAACGGTTCTGGTTTGGCTATTGGACGTACAATGATTGCTATTTTAGAAAATTACCAAAACCAAGATGGCACTATTCAAGTTCCTCAAGTCTTAATTCCTTATTTAGGAACTAATATTATTAAATAA
- the rpsT gene encoding 30S ribosomal protein S20 codes for MANIKQQIKRNKTNEKRRLRNISFKSATKTVIKQVKTAVEKSDKAKALSCLSLAYKKLDKGASKKIYHNNFTSRSKANLQKLVNTLVIC; via the coding sequence ATGGCTAACATTAAACAACAAATAAAACGCAATAAAACTAACGAAAAACGTCGTTTAAGAAATATTTCTTTTAAATCAGCTACAAAAACAGTTATCAAACAAGTTAAAACTGCAGTTGAAAAATCTGATAAAGCAAAAGCACTATCATGCTTAAGTCTTGCTTATAAAAAACTAGATAAAGGTGCTTCTAAAAAAATCTATCATAATAATTTTACATCTCGTAGTAAAGCTAATTTACAAAAACTAGTTAATACCCTTGTGATTTGTTAA
- a CDS encoding replicative DNA helicase produces the protein MLEAERALLGSLFLNPEKMDAVRILIETRNFTTSQHRYIFEAMKHLRKLNREIDYVSVSSTLETNNNLNKIGGIDYLIELTEETPPTQYLDTYIDLIKENTLKTDLLDLIKHLPIELSKTKNIHNYLQTVKNQVEGFIQNTKLPFISTKSLIPSLRKSIITDNEDNQLIGIKTGFDNLDELVSGFKNKQLIILGARTGMGKTAFMLNLVTNITKIFHKNQKNQNAVIFSLEMTAEELGIRMFSSTSQIPLNKLQHKILNKEDRFELAKAEFELTKLNILIDDDRNNKIEDIKTKCRQMKYTKGLDIVFIDYLHLLKEDQNFNTYQAIAVISRELKKLASELNIPIIALSQMNRATNIREVKSPQLTDLRDSGTIEQDADVVMFLHRASYYQKPDNNPYTNVIIAKNRSGQLGECNFNFYKQCAVPFFWTFFYLKITL, from the coding sequence ATGTTAGAAGCTGAACGTGCATTGTTAGGTAGTTTGTTTTTAAATCCAGAAAAGATGGATGCTGTGAGAATTTTAATTGAAACTCGCAATTTCACCACATCACAACATCGCTATATATTTGAGGCAATGAAGCACCTACGAAAACTAAATCGCGAGATTGATTACGTTTCTGTTAGTTCTACTTTAGAAACTAATAATAATTTAAACAAAATAGGAGGAATTGACTATTTGATTGAATTAACCGAAGAAACCCCACCAACTCAATATTTAGACACTTATATTGATTTAATCAAAGAAAACACCCTTAAAACTGATTTATTAGATTTAATCAAACATTTACCTATTGAATTATCAAAAACTAAAAATATACATAATTATTTACAAACAGTCAAAAATCAAGTTGAAGGATTTATCCAAAATACTAAATTGCCGTTTATTTCTACAAAATCCTTAATCCCTTCTCTTCGGAAAAGTATTATTACTGATAACGAAGATAACCAACTTATAGGAATCAAAACAGGTTTTGATAATCTCGATGAATTAGTTTCTGGGTTTAAAAACAAACAATTAATTATTTTAGGCGCAAGAACTGGAATGGGTAAAACTGCTTTTATGTTAAATCTAGTTACAAACATTACAAAAATATTTCATAAAAACCAAAAAAACCAAAACGCAGTAATTTTTAGTTTAGAAATGACAGCAGAAGAATTGGGTATTAGGATGTTTTCATCAACATCACAAATCCCTTTAAATAAACTTCAACACAAAATATTAAACAAAGAAGATAGATTTGAATTAGCTAAGGCAGAATTTGAGTTAACTAAATTAAATATTTTAATTGATGACGATAGAAACAACAAAATTGAAGATATCAAAACAAAATGTCGTCAAATGAAATATACAAAAGGACTTGATATTGTGTTTATTGATTATCTTCATTTATTAAAAGAAGACCAAAATTTTAATACCTATCAAGCAATAGCAGTAATTTCACGCGAACTCAAAAAACTAGCAAGTGAATTAAACATTCCAATCATAGCTTTAAGTCAAATGAATCGTGCAACAAATATAAGAGAAGTTAAAAGCCCACAATTAACAGATTTAAGAGATTCAGGAACAATCGAACAAGACGCTGATGTTGTAATGTTTTTACATCGCGCAAGTTATTATCAAAAACCAGACAATAACCCATACACTAATGTAATTATCGCCAAAAATCGCAGCGGTCAATTAGGAGAATGCAATTTTAATTTTTATAAACAATGCGCTGTTCCGTTTTTTTGGACATTTTTTTATTTAAAAATTACTCTTTAA